Proteins from a genomic interval of Rhodopseudomonas julia:
- the ndk gene encoding nucleoside-diphosphate kinase, which translates to MALERTFSIIKPDATARNLTGAINAMIEAAGLRIVAQKRVKMTREQAETFYAVHKERPFFGELVDFMISGPVVVQVLEGEGAIAKYREVMGATNPENAAEGTIRKAHAQSVGENSVHGSDAPETAAVEIAQFFAGNEIVG; encoded by the coding sequence ATGGCGCTAGAACGCACCTTTTCGATCATCAAACCCGATGCCACCGCCCGCAACCTCACCGGCGCGATCAACGCCATGATCGAGGCTGCCGGCCTCAGGATCGTCGCTCAGAAGCGCGTGAAGATGACCCGCGAGCAGGCGGAGACCTTCTACGCCGTGCACAAGGAACGCCCGTTCTTCGGCGAGCTCGTCGACTTCATGATTTCGGGCCCGGTCGTCGTCCAGGTTCTGGAAGGCGAAGGCGCGATCGCCAAATACCGTGAGGTCATGGGCGCCACCAATCCGGAGAACGCCGCCGAAGGCACCATCCGCAAGGCGCATGCGCAATCGGTCGGCGAGAATTCCGTGCACGGCTCCGACGCGCCGGAGACGGCCGCCGTCGAGATCGCCCAGTTCTTCGCCGGCAACGAGATCGTCGGCTGA
- a CDS encoding BLUF domain-containing protein, with protein sequence MTADNKDLYRLVYYSRNRIEGSDDVVSREIAAILEISQINNTADELTGALIFNSGVFAQVLEGRRSAIEKGFERIQRDPRHSDVHVLFFFPVPERAFPNWSMAFIGRSRRGQNLFADLADKTGFEEARLQGERLFSIMREIAIDEELIEA encoded by the coding sequence ATGACAGCGGACAATAAAGACCTTTATCGTCTCGTCTATTACAGCCGCAACCGCATCGAAGGCTCCGATGATGTCGTCAGCCGGGAAATAGCGGCCATTTTAGAAATTTCTCAAATCAACAATACCGCAGACGAACTCACCGGAGCGTTGATCTTCAACTCCGGCGTCTTTGCGCAAGTCCTCGAGGGGCGCAGATCTGCGATCGAAAAGGGGTTCGAACGCATCCAGCGCGATCCTCGCCACAGCGACGTGCACGTGCTCTTTTTCTTTCCCGTGCCGGAACGCGCCTTTCCGAACTGGTCGATGGCTTTTATCGGCAGGTCTCGCAGAGGCCAGAACCTCTTTGCAGATCTCGCCGACAAGACCGGCTTCGAAGAAGCGCGGCTTCAAGGCGAGCGGCTCTTCTCCATCATGCGCGAGATCGCAATCGATGAGGAGCTTATCGAAGCCTGA
- a CDS encoding PaaI family thioesterase encodes MNFAPVMNEAEVEAFLEKEFPQIHLHGRAFTVVKVAPGEAVMRLDASEAHLRPGGTVSGPTLFSLADLAAYAAILAHIGPVALAVTTNLSINFLRMPSPGALLGTCRILKLGKRLAVTEIAIAPPDDDALVAHATATYSIPPDRT; translated from the coding sequence ATGAATTTTGCGCCAGTGATGAACGAAGCGGAGGTCGAAGCCTTCCTGGAAAAGGAATTCCCGCAGATCCATCTGCATGGGCGCGCCTTTACGGTCGTCAAAGTCGCGCCGGGGGAAGCGGTGATGCGCCTCGACGCGTCGGAAGCCCACCTAAGACCGGGCGGCACGGTGTCCGGTCCGACACTTTTTTCGCTCGCCGATCTGGCCGCCTATGCCGCAATTCTCGCCCATATCGGCCCTGTCGCGCTCGCCGTCACGACCAACCTTTCGATCAATTTCCTGCGCATGCCGTCACCCGGCGCACTCCTCGGCACGTGCCGGATTCTGAAGCTCGGCAAACGACTTGCCGTGACCGAGATCGCAATCGCCCCACCCGACGACGACGCTCTTGTCGCACATGCCACCGCCACCTATTCGATTCCTCCGGATCGCACTTAG
- a CDS encoding NAD(P)H-dependent flavin oxidoreductase, protein MPHVTDPRLKDQLGLRWPIIQAPMAGVSTPAMAAAVSNAGGLGSLGIGAADRETAQQMIGETRAATGASFNVNVFCHRPARADPARESGWVDRLRREFHRFGAEPPRALRAVYPSFAANPDLLAMLVEERPAVVSFHFGLPPAQFITALKDAGILLFSSATCLPEAQSAVAAGIDVIVAQGYEAGGHRGIFDADGEDECLPTSVLTRQLVDALDVPIVAAGGIMDSAGIRAVLALGAAAAQLGTAFIACPESSADAAYRAALLSDKSHHTVMTRAISGRPARSMANAFTRLGETIAPEEIPDYPIAYDAGKALNAAAKAAGDTSFGAYWAGQGAPLARALPAADLIADLVRDLDG, encoded by the coding sequence ATGCCGCACGTCACCGACCCTCGCCTGAAAGATCAGCTCGGCCTCAGATGGCCGATCATTCAGGCGCCGATGGCGGGTGTTTCCACGCCCGCTATGGCGGCTGCCGTCTCGAATGCCGGCGGCCTCGGCTCGCTCGGCATCGGCGCCGCCGACCGGGAAACCGCCCAGCAGATGATCGGCGAAACGCGCGCCGCCACCGGCGCTTCCTTCAATGTCAACGTCTTCTGCCATCGGCCCGCGCGTGCCGATCCAGCACGCGAAAGCGGCTGGGTCGATCGTCTGAGGCGAGAATTCCACCGCTTCGGCGCCGAACCGCCGCGGGCGCTGCGCGCGGTCTATCCGAGCTTTGCCGCAAATCCCGACCTCCTCGCCATGCTCGTGGAGGAGCGGCCGGCTGTCGTCAGCTTTCATTTCGGCCTGCCCCCGGCGCAATTCATCACCGCACTGAAAGACGCAGGTATTCTGCTCTTCTCCTCAGCTACCTGCCTGCCGGAGGCACAATCCGCGGTGGCGGCCGGCATCGACGTGATCGTGGCCCAGGGCTACGAGGCGGGCGGTCATCGCGGCATCTTCGATGCGGACGGCGAAGACGAATGCCTGCCGACCTCCGTCCTCACGCGCCAGCTTGTCGACGCGCTCGATGTTCCCATCGTCGCGGCCGGCGGCATCATGGACAGTGCGGGCATCCGCGCGGTCTTGGCACTGGGTGCCGCGGCGGCACAGCTTGGAACCGCCTTCATCGCCTGTCCGGAATCATCTGCCGACGCCGCCTATCGGGCAGCGCTTCTGAGCGACAAATCCCATCACACCGTCATGACGCGTGCCATTTCGGGTCGCCCCGCGCGCTCCATGGCCAACGCTTTCACAAGGCTTGGCGAGACCATCGCTCCGGAAGAGATCCCAGATTATCCGATCGCCTACGACGCCGGAAAGGCGCTCAATGCTGCCGCGAAAGCGGCCGGAGACACAAGCTTCGGCGCATATTGGGCCGGCCAGGGCGCCCCGCTTGCCCGGGCTCTTCCGGCCGCCGATTTGATCGCCGATCTCGTCCGCGACCTGGACGGCTGA
- a CDS encoding hydrogen peroxide-inducible genes activator, with protein sequence MITLRQLRYLQALSETEHFGRAAGRVGVTQPALSAQIRELEEQLGLDLVERLSSGARLTGFGKEVVERAASVLAEVRAIEGLSERYRGPLSGEMRLGIIPSVGPYLLPRLLPFMKDNLPELKLRLRETITETLMRELLADRLDCVIISLPTGEPRLEAAPLFNDPFYLAVAADSPLGRKQSADMAALEDVEMILLEEGHCLRDQILSFCRIPPDTEQLSVTNLTTIIELVETGGGVSLLPALFTSSNGLESRRVRLLPFAEPAPKRQIGLAWRASHPGAAQFRDLAAQIAGWHAGLSESPVSATG encoded by the coding sequence ATGATCACCCTTCGCCAATTGCGCTACCTGCAAGCACTTTCAGAGACTGAGCACTTCGGCCGGGCCGCCGGACGCGTCGGCGTCACGCAGCCGGCCCTGTCGGCACAGATCCGCGAGCTCGAAGAGCAACTCGGCCTCGATCTCGTCGAGAGATTGTCCTCTGGCGCGCGCCTGACGGGCTTCGGGAAAGAGGTCGTGGAGCGTGCCGCTTCGGTCCTCGCAGAGGTGCGCGCCATCGAAGGCCTGTCTGAACGCTACCGCGGTCCGCTGTCGGGCGAAATGCGCCTCGGCATCATCCCCTCGGTCGGACCGTATCTTCTGCCGCGCCTTCTCCCCTTCATGAAAGACAACCTGCCGGAGCTGAAACTCCGCCTGCGCGAGACGATCACCGAAACCTTGATGCGCGAGCTTCTCGCCGACCGGCTCGACTGCGTCATCATCAGCCTTCCGACCGGTGAGCCGCGGCTCGAAGCGGCGCCCCTCTTCAACGATCCCTTCTATCTCGCCGTCGCCGCCGACAGCCCTCTCGGGCGCAAGCAAAGCGCCGACATGGCCGCGCTCGAAGATGTGGAGATGATCCTGCTCGAGGAAGGTCATTGCCTGCGCGACCAGATCCTCTCCTTCTGCCGCATTCCGCCGGATACCGAGCAGCTTAGCGTCACCAACCTCACCACCATCATCGAGCTCGTCGAAACGGGCGGCGGCGTTTCGCTGTTGCCGGCCCTCTTCACGTCCTCGAACGGGCTTGAGAGCCGCCGCGTTCGCCTTCTTCCCTTTGCCGAGCCGGCACCCAAGCGTCAGATCGGGCTGGCCTGGCGTGCGAGCCATCCGGGCGCGGCACAGTTTCGCGACCTTGCGGCACAGATTGCCGGATGGCATGCCGGCTTGAGCGAAAGCCCCGTTTCGGCCACCGGTTGA
- the rplM gene encoding 50S ribosomal protein L13, whose product MKTYSAKAADIEKKWIVIDGDGLVVGRLATIVAMHLRGKHKPSYTPHMDDGDNVVVINADKVVFTGKKLDQKKYYWHTGYPGGIKERTARKLIEGRFPERVVEKAVERMLPSGPLGRQQLKNLRVYAGPEHPHAAQQPETLDVATLSKKNVRVF is encoded by the coding sequence ATGAAAACCTATTCCGCAAAAGCGGCGGACATCGAGAAGAAGTGGATCGTCATTGACGGCGACGGCCTGGTCGTCGGTCGTCTGGCGACCATCGTCGCGATGCATCTCCGCGGCAAGCACAAGCCGAGCTACACGCCGCATATGGACGACGGCGACAATGTCGTGGTGATCAACGCCGACAAGGTCGTTTTCACCGGCAAGAAGCTCGACCAGAAGAAGTACTATTGGCACACGGGTTATCCGGGCGGCATCAAGGAGCGCACCGCGCGCAAATTGATCGAAGGTCGTTTCCCGGAACGCGTCGTGGAGAAGGCCGTGGAGCGCATGCTTCCGAGCGGCCCGCTCGGGCGCCAGCAGCTGAAGAATCTGAGGGTCTATGCAGGGCCGGAGCATCCCCATGCCGCCCAGCAGCCGGAGACGCTCGACGTCGCCACCCTCTCCAAGAAAAATGTGAGGGTTTTCTAA
- a CDS encoding AbrB family transcriptional regulator: protein MPERSSQSRFLHLAGWPPSAQWLALLVLSLVFAAGLESLDLAAGVLMGAMAGAIFLAAAGANLNVPRTAFYLAQGAIGCLIATSITPPLLREMLFNWPVFLVTLIAVVGASVALGAALTWFRILPGTTAIWGAFPGAATAMVLMADAYGADSRLVAFMQYLRVVCVVVVASLVAEIWVPQAAEAALAGKVWFPAIHWLAFGETLALAVVSAGLALAFNIPAGGLILSMLFGVLLQDFGLLQIELPPWLLAISYFLVGWGIGLRFTRPLLLYALRALPWLITAIVALIVICGLFAFVLSLATGIDPLTAYLATSPGGADSVAIIAASTDVDMPFVMAMQIARFIAVLLVGPSLARLIAERIDKRGKTAPPVA from the coding sequence ATGCCAGAGCGCTCCAGTCAGTCCCGATTTCTCCACCTCGCGGGGTGGCCGCCCTCGGCTCAATGGCTGGCGCTCCTCGTCCTCTCTCTCGTCTTCGCGGCCGGCCTGGAGAGCCTTGATCTTGCCGCCGGCGTTTTGATGGGGGCGATGGCGGGCGCCATTTTCCTGGCGGCGGCGGGGGCCAATCTCAACGTCCCGCGCACCGCCTTCTATCTCGCGCAAGGCGCCATCGGATGTCTGATCGCCACCAGCATCACGCCGCCGCTTTTGCGCGAGATGCTCTTCAATTGGCCGGTCTTTCTGGTGACGCTCATTGCGGTGGTTGGCGCAAGCGTCGCGCTCGGTGCAGCACTTACATGGTTCAGGATCCTTCCCGGCACCACGGCGATCTGGGGCGCATTTCCAGGAGCCGCGACAGCCATGGTGCTGATGGCGGATGCCTATGGCGCCGACTCCCGCCTCGTCGCCTTCATGCAATATCTGCGGGTCGTCTGCGTCGTCGTCGTCGCGTCTCTGGTGGCGGAAATCTGGGTGCCGCAGGCGGCTGAGGCCGCGCTTGCGGGAAAAGTCTGGTTTCCAGCAATCCATTGGCTGGCTTTTGGCGAAACCCTCGCCTTGGCTGTCGTCAGCGCCGGCCTCGCGCTCGCCTTCAACATCCCGGCGGGCGGCCTCATCCTGTCGATGCTCTTCGGTGTCCTCCTGCAGGATTTCGGCCTCCTTCAGATCGAGCTGCCACCCTGGCTTCTCGCCATCAGCTATTTTCTCGTCGGATGGGGGATCGGCCTGCGCTTTACGCGGCCTCTTCTGCTCTACGCCCTGCGCGCCCTTCCCTGGCTGATCACAGCGATCGTCGCGCTGATCGTCATCTGCGGGCTCTTCGCCTTTGTCTTGTCGCTGGCAACAGGCATCGACCCTCTCACGGCCTATCTCGCCACCAGCCCGGGCGGCGCCGATTCCGTCGCCATCATCGCGGCCTCGACCGACGTCGATATGCCCTTCGTCATGGCCATGCAGATCGCCCGCTTCATCGCGGTCTTGCTGGTCGGCCCAAGTCTCGCGCGCCTGATCGCCGAGCGCATCGACAAACGGGGAAAGACGGCACCGCCTGTAGCCTAA
- a CDS encoding O-acetylhomoserine aminocarboxypropyltransferase — translation MSEDRTPGFHTLAIHAGAQPDPTTHARTTPIYQTTSYVFDDAEHAANLFGLKAFGNIYTRIMNPTTAVLEERVAALEGGTAALAVASGHAAQMLVMHTLMQPGDEIVAAKKLYGGSINQFGFSFQNFGWKVKWADTDNLQSFEEAITPRTKAIFIESIANPGGVVTDIEAISAIAKRAGVPLVVDNTLASPYLCRPIEHGADIVVHSLTKFMGGHGNSMGGVIVDAGTFNWSREGRYPMLSEPRPEYHGLVLHETFGNFAFAIACRVLGLRDLGPALSPFNAFLILTGIETLPLRMQRHCDNALKVAEWLSGRPEVSWVSYAGLPGDRYHNLQKKYAPKGAGAVLTFGLEGGYDAGVKLVESVKLFSHLANIGDTRSLIIHPASTTHSQLTEEQLRAAGAGSDTVRLSIGIEDVEDIIADLEQGLK, via the coding sequence ATGTCCGAAGACCGCACGCCCGGCTTTCACACACTTGCCATTCATGCCGGGGCGCAGCCGGATCCCACCACGCATGCGCGCACGACGCCGATCTACCAGACGACCTCCTATGTCTTCGACGATGCCGAACACGCCGCCAATCTCTTCGGGTTGAAGGCCTTCGGCAACATCTACACCCGCATCATGAACCCGACGACGGCAGTGCTGGAAGAGCGCGTCGCCGCGCTCGAGGGCGGCACGGCCGCGCTGGCCGTCGCTTCCGGCCATGCCGCGCAGATGCTCGTCATGCACACCTTGATGCAGCCGGGCGATGAGATCGTCGCGGCGAAGAAGCTCTACGGCGGCTCCATCAACCAGTTCGGCTTTTCCTTCCAGAATTTCGGCTGGAAGGTGAAATGGGCCGACACCGACAATCTGCAGAGTTTTGAAGAGGCGATCACGCCGCGCACGAAGGCGATCTTCATCGAATCGATCGCCAATCCGGGCGGCGTCGTCACCGATATCGAGGCGATCTCGGCGATCGCCAAACGGGCCGGCGTGCCGCTCGTCGTCGACAACACGCTGGCGAGCCCGTATCTCTGCCGGCCGATCGAACACGGCGCCGACATCGTCGTGCATTCGCTGACGAAGTTCATGGGCGGCCACGGCAATTCGATGGGCGGCGTGATCGTCGATGCCGGCACCTTCAACTGGTCGCGCGAAGGGCGCTACCCGATGCTGTCGGAGCCGCGGCCGGAATATCACGGCCTCGTCCTGCACGAGACGTTCGGCAATTTCGCCTTCGCCATCGCCTGCCGCGTGCTCGGCCTGAGAGACCTTGGACCGGCGCTGTCGCCCTTCAATGCCTTCCTGATTTTGACCGGCATCGAGACGCTGCCGCTCAGGATGCAGCGCCATTGCGACAACGCGCTCAAGGTGGCGGAATGGCTTTCGGGTCGGCCGGAGGTGTCCTGGGTCTCCTATGCCGGCCTGCCGGGCGACCGCTATCACAATCTGCAGAAGAAATACGCGCCGAAAGGGGCGGGTGCCGTGCTCACCTTCGGGCTCGAAGGCGGTTACGATGCGGGCGTGAAGCTCGTCGAAAGCGTGAAGCTCTTCTCGCATCTCGCCAATATCGGCGATACGCGCTCGCTCATCATCCATCCGGCCTCGACGACGCACAGCCAGCTCACCGAAGAACAGCTTCGCGCGGCGGGCGCCGGCTCCGATACGGTGCGCCTGTCGATCGGGATCGAGGATGTCGAAGATATCATCGCCGACCTTGAGCAGGGGTTGAAGTAG
- a CDS encoding dimethylarginine dimethylaminohydrolase family protein, translating into MSHDPFPAYRFSRALLREPAASVVCGLRAVDRGDPSLELFHLEHAAYRAILENAGVETHLLPALSDWPDSVFIEDPAMVLPEGAILFRMAAPSRAGEPDTVREALEAFVPVTPLDNGHVDGGDILVTGPKIFAGLSKRTDREGLDAMGAIVSGWGYELVGVDMPEGLLHLKTGCALLDEETILAVEPLKETFSDFRVLTLPEGEEAAANAIRVNDIVLLAAGYPRTEELLNRWGYNVRTTKVSQAQLLDGGLSCLSIRF; encoded by the coding sequence ATGTCACACGATCCTTTCCCTGCTTACCGTTTCTCTCGCGCGCTTCTGCGCGAGCCGGCGGCAAGCGTCGTTTGCGGTCTGCGTGCGGTCGACCGCGGCGATCCGAGCCTTGAACTTTTCCATCTCGAGCATGCCGCCTATCGGGCCATCCTCGAGAATGCGGGAGTTGAGACGCATCTCCTGCCGGCGCTTTCCGACTGGCCGGATTCCGTCTTCATCGAGGATCCCGCGATGGTGCTGCCGGAAGGCGCCATTCTCTTCCGGATGGCGGCGCCGAGCCGTGCCGGCGAGCCGGACACGGTGCGCGAGGCGCTTGAGGCGTTCGTGCCGGTGACGCCGCTCGACAACGGGCATGTGGACGGCGGCGACATCCTCGTCACCGGGCCCAAGATCTTTGCGGGCCTTTCCAAGCGCACGGACAGGGAAGGGCTCGATGCGATGGGGGCGATCGTGTCCGGCTGGGGCTATGAGCTCGTCGGCGTCGACATGCCGGAGGGGCTTCTGCACCTGAAGACCGGTTGCGCGCTTCTCGACGAAGAGACGATCCTAGCGGTTGAGCCGCTCAAGGAGACGTTTTCAGATTTCCGCGTCCTGACGTTGCCGGAAGGCGAGGAGGCGGCGGCAAACGCCATCCGCGTCAACGATATCGTGCTTCTCGCTGCCGGTTATCCGCGTACCGAGGAGCTGTTGAACCGCTGGGGCTACAATGTGCGCACCACGAAGGTGAGCCAGGCGCAGCTTCTCGACGGCGGGCTGTCCTGTCTGTCGATCCGGTTCTGA
- a CDS encoding GNAT family N-acetyltransferase: protein MTVTIRRAEETDTDTLLPLFVEMQHHYEGGAAINAETARPRLLAALKPMPGRAILGAFEDEALGLACLYEVFPGPHMLPAWLLKELYVAASARGRRIGEALLREAARVALAEGGARLDLTTAGDNEAAQRFYVRVGMTPIAKVYYRSEGAALLDLAEDRG, encoded by the coding sequence ATGACCGTTACCATCCGCCGTGCCGAGGAAACCGACACCGACACGCTTCTCCCACTCTTCGTGGAAATGCAGCACCATTACGAAGGGGGAGCCGCCATCAACGCCGAGACGGCGCGGCCGCGACTTCTCGCGGCCCTGAAGCCCATGCCCGGCCGCGCCATCCTCGGCGCCTTCGAAGACGAGGCGCTGGGCCTTGCCTGCCTCTACGAGGTCTTTCCGGGCCCGCACATGCTGCCGGCATGGCTGTTGAAGGAACTCTACGTTGCCGCCTCCGCGCGCGGGCGGCGCATCGGCGAGGCTTTGCTGCGAGAAGCCGCTCGCGTTGCTCTGGCGGAAGGCGGGGCCAGGCTCGACCTGACGACGGCGGGCGACAACGAGGCGGCGCAGCGCTTCTACGTACGCGTCGGCATGACGCCGATCGCAAAGGTCTATTATCGCTCGGAAGGCGCAGCCCTCCTCGACCTTGCCGAAGACCGCGGCTGA
- a CDS encoding CoA-binding protein, protein MSQLSYSDEFIRSILKDTKTIAVVGASPKAVRPSYGVSQFLIRQGYEIYPINPGEPDETIEGREFLPSLADVPVAIDMVDVFRRSEAVCGVVDEILKLQPLPKVIWMQLGVRDDEAAARAEAAGIKVVMDRCPKIEWPRLLG, encoded by the coding sequence ATGAGCCAGCTTTCCTATTCCGACGAATTCATCCGCTCCATCCTCAAGGACACAAAGACGATTGCTGTCGTCGGCGCCTCGCCGAAGGCGGTGCGGCCGAGCTACGGCGTCAGTCAGTTCCTGATCCGTCAGGGCTACGAGATCTATCCGATCAATCCCGGCGAGCCGGACGAGACGATCGAAGGGCGGGAGTTTCTGCCGTCACTCGCCGATGTGCCAGTGGCGATCGATATGGTCGATGTCTTCCGCCGCTCGGAGGCTGTCTGTGGTGTCGTCGACGAGATCCTGAAACTTCAGCCGCTGCCGAAGGTGATCTGGATGCAGCTCGGGGTGCGCGACGATGAGGCGGCCGCGCGCGCCGAGGCGGCCGGGATCAAGGTCGTGATGGACCGCTGTCCGAAAATCGAGTGGCCGCGTTTGCTCGGCTGA
- the rpsI gene encoding 30S ribosomal protein S9: protein MAETLQDLSELAGTEAAAQPEAPVHVQKLDEFGRAYATGKRKDAVARVWVKPGSGRITVNDKDYTDYFGRPVLQMIIEQPILVADRNGQYDIMATVSGGGLSGQAGALRHGISKALTYYEPELRAILKKVGFLTRDSRVVERKKYGRAKARRSFQFSKR, encoded by the coding sequence ATGGCTGAAACGCTTCAAGACCTCTCGGAGCTCGCCGGTACCGAGGCTGCGGCCCAGCCGGAGGCTCCCGTCCATGTCCAGAAGCTGGACGAATTCGGCCGCGCCTATGCCACCGGCAAGCGCAAGGACGCCGTCGCTCGCGTCTGGGTGAAGCCGGGTTCCGGCCGCATCACCGTCAACGACAAGGACTACACGGATTACTTCGGTCGTCCGGTGCTGCAGATGATCATCGAGCAGCCGATCCTCGTCGCCGACCGCAACGGCCAGTACGACATCATGGCGACCGTCTCCGGCGGCGGCCTGTCGGGCCAGGCGGGCGCACTGCGTCACGGCATCTCCAAGGCGCTCACGTATTATGAGCCGGAGCTGCGCGCCATTCTGAAGAAGGTCGGCTTCCTCACCCGCGACTCCCGCGTGGTCGAGCGCAAGAAGTACGGCCGCGCCAAGGCACGTCGTTCGTTCCAGTTCTCCAAGCGCTAA
- the speB gene encoding agmatinase, with protein MSEKPSIDHAFRATDLKGGAADPTYAGALSFMRRKYSRDLTNVDVAILGIPLDITVTNRPGARFGPQAIRRASAIFDGDPQYPWGIDIFENLAVVDYGDVDLPLHHPEKLTAAIEAEIETILSAGVHLFTLGGDHYSTWPLLKAHAKRHGPLALIQFDAHQDTWDDDGSKLSHGSFVLRAVREGIIDPERSIQIGIRTHAPETCGIEIISAYDWQRMHADETADRIAERVGDQPAYLTFDIDCLDPAFAPGTGTPVSGGPSSAQALMTLAGLKTVNFVGGDVVEVSPPYDHADITAIAASTVAQHYLGLLALKRAGR; from the coding sequence ATGTCTGAGAAGCCTTCAATCGACCACGCCTTCCGCGCCACGGACCTGAAAGGCGGCGCTGCCGACCCGACCTACGCCGGCGCCCTCTCCTTCATGCGGCGGAAGTATTCGCGCGACCTCACGAATGTCGATGTCGCCATCCTCGGTATACCGCTCGACATCACCGTGACGAACCGTCCGGGCGCCCGTTTCGGCCCGCAGGCGATCCGTCGCGCCTCGGCGATCTTCGACGGCGATCCGCAATATCCGTGGGGCATCGATATTTTCGAAAATCTCGCCGTCGTCGATTACGGCGATGTCGATCTGCCACTGCATCATCCGGAGAAGCTCACGGCCGCGATCGAGGCGGAGATCGAGACGATCCTGTCGGCGGGCGTGCATCTCTTCACCCTCGGTGGCGATCACTATTCCACCTGGCCGCTCCTGAAGGCGCATGCCAAACGCCACGGACCGCTCGCCCTCATCCAGTTCGATGCCCACCAGGACACCTGGGACGACGACGGCTCGAAACTCTCGCATGGTTCGTTCGTGCTGCGCGCCGTGCGCGAAGGCATCATCGACCCCGAAAGATCGATCCAGATCGGCATCCGCACGCATGCGCCGGAGACCTGCGGCATCGAGATCATCTCCGCCTATGACTGGCAGCGCATGCATGCCGACGAAACGGCGGATCGCATCGCCGAGCGCGTCGGCGACCAGCCCGCTTATCTCACCTTCGACATCGACTGCCTCGACCCGGCCTTTGCGCCGGGCACCGGCACGCCAGTCTCCGGCGGACCGAGCTCCGCCCAGGCCTTGATGACGCTCGCCGGCCTCAAGACCGTGAACTTTGTCGGCGGCGACGTCGTGGAGGTCTCACCGCCCTACGACCACGCCGACATCACGGCGATCGCCGCCTCCACGGTGGCGCAGCACTATCTCGGCCTCTTGGCTCTGAAACGCGCCGGGCGCTGA